A genomic region of Pseudomonas abietaniphila contains the following coding sequences:
- the ettA gene encoding energy-dependent translational throttle protein EttA, giving the protein MAQYVFTMHRLSKVVPPKREILKNISLSFFPGAKIGVLGLNGSGKSTLLKIMAGVDTEFDGEARPMPELNIGYLPQEPQLDPTKTVREVVEEAVSVIKDAQARLDEVYAAYAEPDADFDKLAAEQAKLEAILQASDGHNLERQLEVAADALRLPAWDAKVEHLSGGEKRRVALCRLLLSAPDMLLLDEPTNHLDADSVAWLEHFLHDFPGTVVAITHDRYFLDNVAGWILELDRGAGIPYEGNYSGWLEAKSDRLAQESKQQSAHEKAMKEELEWVRKGAKARQSKSKARLQRFEEMQSQEFQKRSETNEIYIPAGPRLGDKVIEFKNVTKGYGDRVLIDNLSFSMPKGAIVGVIGGNGAGKSTLFRMLMGKEQPDSGSIEIGETVQLACVDQSRDDLDGSKTVFAQISDGSDQIKIGNYEIPSRTYVGRFNFKGGDQQKFVKDLSGGERGRLHLALTLKEGGNVLLLDEPSNDLDVETLRSLEEALLDFPGAAIVISHDRWFLDRVATHILAYEDDSQAVFFEGNYTEYEADRKKRLGDAAAQPHRVRHKKLA; this is encoded by the coding sequence ATGGCTCAATACGTCTTCACCATGCATCGGCTGAGCAAAGTTGTTCCGCCGAAGCGGGAAATCCTGAAAAACATCTCCCTGTCGTTCTTCCCGGGCGCCAAGATCGGTGTGCTCGGTCTCAACGGTTCGGGTAAATCCACGCTGCTGAAAATCATGGCCGGTGTCGACACCGAGTTTGACGGTGAAGCACGCCCGATGCCCGAGCTGAACATCGGCTACCTGCCGCAGGAACCTCAGCTGGACCCGACCAAGACTGTTCGTGAAGTGGTCGAGGAAGCGGTCAGCGTGATCAAAGACGCCCAGGCGCGTCTGGACGAGGTCTACGCTGCCTACGCAGAACCGGATGCCGACTTCGACAAGCTGGCCGCCGAACAGGCGAAGCTGGAAGCCATCCTGCAGGCCAGCGATGGCCACAACCTCGAGCGTCAACTGGAAGTCGCCGCCGATGCGCTGCGTCTGCCCGCCTGGGACGCCAAGGTCGAGCACCTGTCCGGTGGTGAGAAGCGTCGTGTGGCCCTGTGCCGTCTGCTGCTGTCGGCACCTGACATGCTGCTGCTCGACGAACCGACCAACCACCTGGACGCCGATTCCGTTGCATGGCTTGAGCACTTCCTGCACGACTTCCCAGGCACCGTGGTCGCGATCACGCACGACCGTTACTTCCTGGACAACGTCGCCGGCTGGATTCTGGAACTCGACCGCGGCGCCGGTATTCCTTACGAGGGCAACTATTCGGGTTGGCTCGAAGCCAAGTCCGATCGTCTGGCCCAGGAATCCAAGCAGCAATCCGCTCACGAAAAGGCCATGAAGGAAGAACTGGAGTGGGTGCGCAAAGGCGCCAAGGCTCGTCAGTCGAAATCCAAGGCCCGTCTGCAACGCTTCGAAGAAATGCAGTCGCAGGAATTCCAGAAGCGCAGCGAAACCAACGAAATCTACATCCCGGCCGGCCCGCGTCTGGGCGACAAGGTCATCGAATTCAAGAACGTCACCAAGGGCTACGGCGATCGCGTATTGATCGACAACCTGTCGTTCTCGATGCCTAAAGGCGCCATCGTCGGCGTGATCGGTGGTAACGGTGCCGGTAAGTCGACCCTGTTCCGCATGCTGATGGGCAAGGAACAGCCGGATTCAGGCTCCATCGAGATCGGTGAAACCGTGCAACTGGCGTGCGTCGATCAGAGCCGTGACGACCTGGACGGCAGCAAGACGGTGTTTGCACAGATTTCCGATGGCTCCGATCAGATCAAGATCGGCAACTATGAAATCCCGTCGCGCACCTATGTCGGCCGTTTCAACTTCAAGGGCGGCGATCAGCAGAAGTTCGTCAAAGACCTCTCCGGTGGTGAACGCGGTCGCTTGCACTTGGCGCTGACCCTGAAAGAGGGCGGTAACGTCCTGCTGCTCGACGAACCGTCCAACGACCTCGACGTCGAAACCTTGCGTTCCCTGGAAGAAGCGCTGCTGGACTTCCCGGGCGCCGCCATTGTGATCTCCCACGATCGGTGGTTCCTTGACCGCGTCGCGACCCACATCCTGGCGTACGAAGACGACTCCCAAGCCGTGTTCTTCGAAGGCAACTACACCGAGTACGAAGCCGATCGCAAGAAGCGTCTGGGTGACGCCGCTGCCCAACCGCACCGCGTGCGCCACAAGAAACTGGCCTGA
- a CDS encoding multidrug effflux MFS transporter, with translation MNLRTILILGALSAFGPLAIDFYLPGFPAIALAFATDEQHVQLTLASYFLGLSIGQLVYGPIADRFGRRLPLLFGVGLFTLASLACAFAPSLEWLIAARFVQALGGCAGMVLSRAIVSDKCSPVESAKVFSQLMLVMGLAPILAPMLGGLLVNVYGWQTIFMTLTLFSAMTAAAVAWGLPESMPAGHPRLPLSGALGSYWRLFGDRIFLGHALTGGIAMAGMFSYIAGSPFVFIKLYGVPAEHYGWLFGTNAAGFILVAQVNARLVGRFGPAWLLSRMVWLYLTAALVLLGIASLHTEKLWPLLVPLFVYIASLGCIIPNASACAMAGQGKRAGSASALLGCLQFSVAAGAAALVGVLHDGTAVPMATVITGCGVLAVSLALVTRRAQLKRDALTQHVDVRL, from the coding sequence ATGAACCTGCGAACGATCCTGATCCTTGGCGCACTCAGCGCTTTCGGCCCATTGGCCATCGATTTTTATTTGCCCGGTTTTCCGGCCATTGCATTGGCGTTCGCAACGGATGAACAACACGTTCAGTTGACCCTGGCTTCTTACTTCCTCGGCTTGAGCATCGGTCAACTGGTTTACGGACCGATCGCTGACCGTTTCGGCCGACGCCTGCCGCTGTTGTTCGGCGTGGGCTTGTTCACACTGGCGTCGCTCGCCTGCGCGTTCGCGCCGAGCCTTGAGTGGCTGATTGCGGCCCGATTCGTTCAGGCGTTGGGTGGGTGCGCCGGCATGGTGCTGTCGCGGGCCATTGTCAGTGACAAATGTTCCCCCGTTGAGTCGGCGAAAGTGTTTTCGCAGCTGATGCTGGTGATGGGACTGGCCCCGATTCTGGCGCCGATGCTCGGCGGCCTGCTGGTGAATGTGTACGGCTGGCAGACGATCTTCATGACCCTGACCCTGTTCAGCGCAATGACGGCGGCGGCGGTGGCCTGGGGACTCCCGGAAAGCATGCCCGCCGGGCATCCGCGGCTGCCGTTGTCCGGCGCGCTGGGTTCCTACTGGCGCCTGTTCGGAGACCGGATTTTTCTGGGCCATGCATTGACCGGCGGCATCGCGATGGCCGGGATGTTTTCCTACATCGCCGGTTCGCCGTTCGTGTTCATCAAGCTGTACGGCGTTCCGGCCGAACATTACGGCTGGCTGTTCGGTACAAACGCGGCAGGCTTCATCCTGGTCGCACAGGTCAACGCCCGCCTGGTGGGCCGTTTCGGGCCCGCGTGGTTGCTGTCGCGGATGGTCTGGCTTTACCTCACCGCTGCACTGGTGTTGCTCGGGATCGCCTCGCTGCATACCGAGAAGCTCTGGCCGCTGCTGGTTCCGCTGTTTGTCTACATTGCCAGTCTGGGGTGCATTATCCCCAATGCGTCGGCGTGCGCGATGGCCGGGCAGGGCAAACGTGCCGGCAGCGCGTCGGCCCTGCTGGGATGCCTTCAGTTCAGTGTGGCTGCAGGCGCGGCGGCGTTGGTCGGTGTGTTGCATGACGGCACCGCCGTGCCCATGGCGACGGTCATCACCGGGTGTGGTGTTCTGGCCGTGAGTCTGGCTTTGGTCACGCGGCGTGCACAGCTGAAACGCGATGCGCTCACCCAGCATGTTGACGTACGACTGTAA
- a CDS encoding GreA/GreB family elongation factor produces the protein MSRAFVNEDNAAAQASQPVERQVSEQPNYVTASGLAQLQAHVVSLQAQHSEQSARGENADKQRLADIERDLRYFNQRLQSAQVVSPAVSTEKVQIGSWVTFADEQDNQQRVQLVGEDQADATSQLINWASPLGKALLGAEVGDEVSWKRPVGDQVIEVVQIEADG, from the coding sequence ATGAGTCGGGCCTTCGTCAACGAAGACAACGCTGCCGCGCAGGCAAGCCAGCCGGTCGAGCGACAGGTCAGCGAACAACCGAATTACGTGACGGCAAGTGGTCTTGCTCAGTTGCAGGCCCACGTCGTGTCATTGCAGGCGCAACACAGCGAACAATCCGCGCGTGGCGAGAACGCCGACAAACAGCGTCTGGCCGATATCGAGAGGGACCTGCGCTACTTCAATCAGCGCCTGCAGAGTGCTCAAGTGGTCTCACCTGCGGTGTCCACGGAGAAGGTGCAGATCGGCAGCTGGGTGACCTTTGCCGATGAGCAGGACAACCAACAGCGTGTCCAGTTGGTAGGGGAAGATCAGGCCGATGCGACGAGTCAGTTGATCAACTGGGCATCTCCGTTGGGCAAGGCGCTGCTGGGTGCGGAAGTCGGGGATGAAGTCAGCTGGAAACGGCCCGTCGGCGATCAGGTGATTGAGGTTGTGCAGATTGAGGCGGATGGTTGA